The Dioscorea cayenensis subsp. rotundata cultivar TDr96_F1 chromosome 19, TDr96_F1_v2_PseudoChromosome.rev07_lg8_w22 25.fasta, whole genome shotgun sequence genome includes a window with the following:
- the LOC120249582 gene encoding LOW QUALITY PROTEIN: cation-transporting ATPase HMA5-like (The sequence of the model RefSeq protein was modified relative to this genomic sequence to represent the inferred CDS: deleted 1 base in 1 codon) → MAPTGRDLQLTSITGGRPRPGTAIVARPDDVDLEDVRLLDSYGDEEEGLAKEVRRIQVKVTGMTCSACSNSVEGAIMALRGVEMATVSLLQNKAHVVFDPRLLKDEDIKDAIEDAGFEAEVLPDSSTSSSKSQKTLSGQFRIGGMTCAACVNSVEGILRALPGVKRAVVALATSLGEVEYDPSVISKDEIINAIEDAGFDAVFLQSNEQDKALLNVSGLMCGKNFHVLEDILKNINGLKQFELRDSLSEVETIFDPEVVGLRDIVDAIKRRSNGKLIASVRNPYACGTSNDTEQASKMFRLFITSLLISVPVVLLHIPCIHSFFQRRWGPFFLSDLLKCVLVSFVQFGVGKRFYIAAYRALRNGSTNMDVLVALGTTASYFYSVCALLYGALTGFRSPLFFETSAMLITSVLLGKYLEVLAKGKTSDAIKKLVELAPAIALLLVKDTEGKHTVEREIDALLIQPGDVLKVLPGTKIPSDGMVVWGTSYSDESMVTGESEPIPKGVSSLVIGGTMNLHGVLHVQATKVGSNTVLSQIISLVETAQMSKAPIQKFADYVASIFVPAVVLMSLITFLGWFLCGSLGAYPEAWLSDSSNCFVFSLMFSISVVVIACPCALGLATPTAVMVATGVGANHGVLIKGGDALERAQNIRYVIFDKTGTLTQGKASVTTAKVFSGMELGDFLTLVASAEASSEHPLAKAIIDYAYHYHFFSKLPTSKAIGKQSKEDIISEWLLEAVEFSALPGRGVQCLINGKKVLVGNRKLLMENKVLIPMEVESFMVELELNAKTGILVAYDGILAGVIGVADPLKREAAVVVEGLKKMGVQPLMVTGDNWRTAEAVAKEVGIEDVRAEVMPAGKADVIRALQMDGSVVAMVGDGINDSPALAAADVGMAIGAGTDIAIEAADYVLMKNSLEDVITAIDLSRKTFSRIRWNYFFAVAYNLVAIPVAAGVFFPFTRLKLPPWLAGACMALSSVSVVCSSLLLRRYKKPRLTTILEIIVE, encoded by the exons ATGGCCCCGACCGGTCGAGACCTTCAGCTGACATCCATCACCGGCGGCCGGCCACGGCCGGGGACTGCGATCGTAGCCAGGCCGGACGATGTTGATCTGGAGGATGTCCGGCTTCTTGATTCGTATGGTGACGAGGAGGAGGGGTTGGCGAAGGAGGTGAGGAGGATCCAGGTGAAGGTTACTGGGATGACCTGCTCCGCCTGCTCGAACTCCGTCGAGGGGGCGATCATGGCCCTTCGAGGTGTCGAGATGGCGACCGTGTCGCTGCTCCAGAACAAGGCTCATGTTGTCTTTGATCCCCGTCTGCTCAAG GATGAAGATATAAAGGATGCTATTGAAGATGCGGGGTTTGAAGCTGAGGTCCTCCCAGATTCCAGCACCTCATcttcaaaatcacaaaaaaccTTGTCTGGGCAATTCAGGATAGGTGGTATGACATGCGCAGCTTGTGTAAACTCTGTTGAAGGTATATTGAGAGCTCTTCCTGGTGTGAAAAGAGCAGTTGTTGCCCTGGCAACATCTTTAGGAGAAGTTGAATATGACCCATCAGTCATTAGTAAAGATGAAATAATTAATGCAATTGAAGATGCTGGGTTTGATGCTGTGTTTTTGCAAAGCAATGAGCAAGACAAAGCTCTGTTAAATGTATCTGGTTTAATGTGTGGaaaaaattttcatgttttGGAGGATATACTCAAGAATATCAATGGGTTGAAGCAGTTTGAGTTGAGGGATTCCTTATCGGAAGTGGAAACCATCTTTGACCCTGAAGTTGTTGGTTTGAGAGATATAGTTGATGCTATTAAGAGAAGAAGCAATGGAAAACTCATAGCGAGTGTCAGGAATCCATATGCCTGTGGCACTTCAAACGACACAGAACAAGCCTCAAAAATGTTTAGGCTTTTCATTACCAGTTTGCTTATAAGT GTTCCTGTTGTTCTTTTACATATACCTTGTATACACTCTTTCTTCCAAAGGCGGTGGGGgccattttttttaagtgatttgTTGAAATGTGTATTGGTGAGTTTTGTGCAATTTGGTGTTGGAAAACGATTTTATATAGCAGCTTATAGAGCATTGCGCAATGGGTCGACAAATATGGATGTTTTGGTTGCCCTAGGGACAACTGCTTCTTACTTCTACTCGGTCTGTGCTCTACTGTATGGTGCACTTACTGGATTCCGGTCTCCTTTATTTTTTGAAACGAGTGCAATGTTAATTACATCTGTGTTGCTTGGTAAGTATTTGGAAGTTCTTGCTAAAGGGAAGACATCAGATGCTATTAAGAAGCTAGTAGAGCTTGCCCCTGCGATAGCTCTTTTGCTGGTTAAAGATACTG aagGGAAACACACAGTGGAAAGAGAGATAGATGCTTTATTGATTCAGCCAGGTGATGTGTTGAAAGTTCTTCCAGGTACAAAGATCCCATCTGACGGCATGGTTGTTTGGGGCACAAGCTATtctgatgaaagcatggttacTGGTGAATCTGAACCGATCCCAAAGGGAGTGTCTTCTTTAGTTATCGGAGGTACAATGAATCTTCATGGGGTTCTGCACGTACAAGCCACCAAGGTTGGTTCTAATACAGTTTTGAGCCAGATAATTTCCCTGGTTGAGACAGCCCAAATGTCTAAAGCCCCTATTCAGAAATTCGCAGATTAT GTTGCCAGCATTTTTGTTCCCGCTGTTGTTTTGATGTCATTGATCACATTTTTGGGATG GTTCCTCTGTGGGTCACTTGGAGCATATCCAGAGGCGTGGCTCTCTGACAGCAGCAACTGTTTTGTTTTCTCCCTCATGTTCTCGATATCGGTTGTGGTTATCGCATGCCCCTGCGCCCTTGGTCTTGCCACTCCAACTGCTGTTATGGTTGCCACTGGTGTTGGTGCTAATCATGGCGTTCTAATAAAGGGTGGTGATGCTTTGGAAAGAGCTCAAAACATTCGTTATGTCATCTTTGATAAAACAGGCACTCTTACTCAGGGAAAAGCATCCGTCACAACAGCCAAAGTCTTCTCTGGAATGGAACTTGGAGATTTCCTCACTTTAGTTGCATCAGCAGAG GCTAGCAGTGAACATCCTCTCGCCAAAGCAATCATAGACTATGCATACCACTATCATTTCTTCAGCAAGCTTCCAACAAGCAAAGCCATCGGAAAGCAGAGCAAAGAGGACATCATATCTGAATGGCTTCTTGAGGCCGTGGAATTTTCTGCGTTACCTGGAAGAGGAGTGCAATGCTTGATAAAT GGGAAAAAGGTTTTG GTTGGGAACAGGAAGCTCTTGATGGAAAACAAGGTCTTGATTCCAATGGAAGTTGAAAGCTTCATGGTTGAGTTAGAGCTAAATGCTAAAACTGGTATTCTAGTGGCATATGATGGCATCCTTGCAGGAGTCATAGGAGTGGCTGATCCCTTAAAGAGAGAGGCAGCTGTTGTTGTAGAAGGCCTGAAGAAAATGGGAGTACAACCCCTTATGGTAACTGGTGATAATTGGAGGACAGCAGAAGCAGTTGCAAAAGAG GTGGGGATTGAAGACGTGAGAGCTGAGGTAATGCCAGCAGGAAAAGCGGATGTGATACGAGCACTGCAAATGGATGGTAGTGTGGTAGCAATGGTAGGGGACGGCATCAATGATTCACCTGCGCTCGCTGCCGCCGATGTTGGCATGGCCATTGGAGCCGGGACAGATATTGCCATTGAGGCAGCTGACTATGTGTTGATGAAGAACAGTCTCGAGGATGTTATAACGGCTATAGACCTTTCGAGGAAGACCTTTTCACGTATACGTTGGAACTATTTCTTTGCCGTGGCTTATAACCTTGTTGCAATTCCAGTTGCTGCTGGGGTTTTTTTCCCTTTCACCAGGCTCAAGTTGCCTCCTTGGTTAGCTGGGGCTTGCATGGCTCTCTCTTCTGTCAGTGTTGTTTGCTCTTCTTTGCTTTTGAGAAGGTATAAGAAGCCAAGGCTTACCACTATACTAGAAATCATTGTAGAGTAA
- the LOC120283374 gene encoding thioredoxin O1, mitochondrial isoform X1 — MARRISLLRSSLRRLLNPSQTPTLLHSRPSLLVPLPSSPSLASPLLRHPFIFSSLPFSSSSYPSNIVVIDSEQAFSTSLQKIQDDGTHAIFYFTASWCRPCRFLSPKLEGDEQGVSKCSSFQGRH; from the exons ATGGCGCGACGGATCTCTCTCCTCCGATCATCTCTCCGCCGCCTTCTCAACCCTTCCCAAACCCCAACCCTCCTCCATTCTCGCCCTTCTCTCCTTGTCCCCCTCCCCTCCTCTCCATCCCTCGCTTCTCCCCTCCTCCGCCACCCCTTCATCTTCTCTTCGTTGCCATTCTCCTCATCCTCGTATCCCTCCAACATCGTCGTCATCGACTCTGAACAAGCCTTCAGCACTTCGCTCCAGAAAATCCAGG ATGATGGTACTCACGCGATCTTTTACTTCACTGCGTCTTGGTGTCGTCCTT GTAGATTTCTTTCTCCGAAGCTTGAGGGAGATGAGCAGGGAGTTTCCAAATGTTCAAGTTTTCAAGGTCGACATTGA
- the LOC120283374 gene encoding thioredoxin O1, mitochondrial isoform X2, with translation MMVLTRSFTSLRLGVVLVDFFLRSLREMSREFPNVQVFKVDIDLDGLGSTLSKFEIYSVPTLHFFQNGKKVGTVVGADVEQVKGKMVDLYK, from the exons ATGATGGTACTCACGCGATCTTTTACTTCACTGCGTCTTGGTGTCGTCCTT GTAGATTTCTTTCTCCGAAGCTTGAGGGAGATGAGCAGGGAGTTTCCAAATGTTCAAGTTTTCAAGGTCGACATTGATTTG gatgGCCTTGGAAGCACATTAAGcaagtttgagatctactctgTG CCAACACTTCACTTTTTTCAAAATGGTAAGAAAGTAGGCACTGTCGTCGGTGCAGATGTTGAACAAGTGAAAGGCAAAATGGTAGATCTTTATAAGTAA
- the LOC120283862 gene encoding uncharacterized protein LOC120283862: MVRDGGGLPGWLGGLVEEPFFVACEAHETRKKNEKNIFCLYCCTSICPHCVSSHPSHPLLQVRRYVYNDVVRLDDLQKLIDCSHVQPYTINSAKVVFLKPRPQSRPFKGSGNICLTCDRILQEPFHFCSLSCKVDHVVLQGEDLSSILYRFNESELAFSHFENLRMDSSDILEEDGHVISSTVTQDSVQYKECSASSHGGKAVTRRPENSEVVKRKKNGGFFPHIVLSLNNRRKGAPHRSPLS; this comes from the exons atggtGAGAGATGGAGGTGGGTTGCCAGGATGGCTTGGTGGACTTGTAGAAGAGCCTTTCTTTGTTGCTTGTGAAGCTCATGAAACCAgaaagaagaatgaaaagaacATCTTCTGTCTTTACTGCTGCACCAGCATCTGTCCACACTGTGTCTCTTCTCACCCTTCTCATCCTCTTCTCCAG GTGAGGAGATATGTCTACAACGATGTTGTTCGCTTGGATGATCTTCAAAAACTCATTGACTGTTCTCATGTTCAG ccatacACTATAAACAGTGCAAAAGTGGTGTTCCTGAAGCCAAGACCACAGTCCAGGCCATTCAAAGGATCTGGAAATATCTGCTTGACTTGTGATAGAATCCTACAAGAACCATTCCACTTCTGTTCTCTATCTTGCAAG GTTGATCATGTGGTGCTGCAAGGGGAGGATCTGTCAAGCATACTGTACAGGTTCAATGAGTCAGAATTGGCATTTTCACATTTTGAGAATCTAAGGATGGATAGCTCAGACATTTTGGAAGAAGATGGGCATGTGATATCAAGCACTGTGACACAGGATTCAGTGCAGTATAAGGAGTGTTCCGCGTCGAGTCATGGCGGTAAGGCGGTTACCCGGAGGCCGGAAAATTCAGAGGtggtgaagaggaagaagaatggTGGGTTTTTCCCTCACATTGTATTGTCTCTGAATAATAGGAGAAAGGGAGCTCCTCATAGGAGTCCTCTGTCTTAA